A segment of the Actinomycetota bacterium genome:
CGCCGGCGAGGATCTCGTCGGAGATCGACGTGGGACGGTTGCGCTCGTCCACCATCACGACGGTCGGATGCAGGTTGCGCGCCTCCGCGTCGGACAGCTGCGCGTACGACATCACGATGATCTTGTCGCCGGCGTTGATCAGGCGCGCCGCGGCGCCGTTCATCTCGACGACCCCCGACCCGGCCGGCCCCTCGATCGCGTACGTCTCGAGCCGCGCGCCGTTGTCGACGTCGACGACGTGGACCTTCTCGTACGGGAGGATATCGGCGGCCTTCATGAGATCCGTGTCGAGCGTGATCGAGCCCACGTACTCGATGTTGGCGTCGGTCACCGTCGCACGGTGGATCTTCGACTTGAGCATCGTGCGGTCCATGTTCACCCTTTCCTGATCGAGGCCCCGGCTTTCGGGGTCCCCGTCCGGGCGCCTGCGTCGGGCGCCGGGCTTACGGTCACATTATCTATCAAACGAGCATTCCCCACCCAAGCGGCGACCGCCAGGAGGACCGGACCCCCCACTTCTGCCGGTTCGGCCAGGGTGTCCGGATCCACGCACGCCGTGTAGTCGAGCTTGGCGAGCGGTTCTTCGCCTATCACGCGGGCCATGGCCTGGGAGATCGCGTCCGCGGAGCCGTGGCCCGCTCCGATCAGGCGAACACCCTCGTCGAGGGCCCGCTTGAGAACGGCCGCGGCCACCCGATCTTCGCCGTTCAGGTAGGTGTTCCGGCTGGACATGGCGAGCCCATCTGCCTCGCGCACCGTCGGGCAGCCGATCACCTCGACGGGGAAATCGAGCTGGCGGGCCAGCCGCCGGATCACGACGAGCTGCTGCGCGTCCTTCTCGCCGAAGTAGGCGCGGCACGCGCCCGCGATGTTGAAGAGCTTGGTCACGACCGTGGCGACGCCGTCGAAGTGGCCGGGCCGGGTCTTGCCTTCGAGGATGTCGCCGATCGCGCCGACCGTCACGGTCAGGGTCGTCGGCTCGCGATACATCTCCTCGACCGGCGGATGGAAGACCAGATCGACGTCCGCCGCTTCACAGAGGTCCAGATCCTTTTCCAGGTCGCGCGGGTAGGCGTCGAAGTCCTCGCTCGGTCCGAACTGCAATGGGTTCACGAAGATGCTGACGAGCACGATGTCGTTCTCCTCCCGCGCCCGGCGCATGAGGCTCGCGTGGCCTTCGTGGAGGAATCCCATCGTGGGCACGAATCCGATCCGCCGGTTACGCGCGCGGGCTTCGTCGAGCAGGCTCCGGAGCTCGGCGATCCGTTCCACGACCTTCGGACGAGTCATCGAACGAGCGCTTCCTCGAGCGCCTCGGCCACCGCGCGGGCTGTCGCGGCGTCGAGCCGGCCGCTGCTCACTGCCCGGTCGAGCGTTCGCCGCGCGTTTGCGACGTACGACTCGATCAGCTTTGGTGCACCCACGGTCAGCGCCGCGAGATGCTTACGCACCGTCCCCGCATCGCCGCGCACGATCGGACCCGTCAGCGCCTGGTCGGCGCCGAGTCTGGCCACGTTCTCGACCGACTGTGCGATCAGCGGCGCGAGCATCGCGCGATCGCCGAGAAGATCGGCGGCATCGCCGGCGATCGCGACCGTGAAGTTGGATGCCATCGCGAGCGCCGCGTGGTAGAGGACGCGCGATCCCTCGGGGATGTCCACGGGCGTTCCGCCGAGCTCGCCGACGAACCACGCCGCCCAGGACTTCATGTGCTCGGGTGCGGTGACGCCGAAAAAGACGCCGGCGAGGTCGGTCGTAGGCTCGGGGATCGTCTGAGCCGGGTGGATCGCGGCCACGTTGGGCCCGCACGCCGTCAGGACGTCCGCTCCGGAGATGCCGCTCGTGTGGACGACCACGCCGCCGGGCTGCATCCCGGCCGCGACGCGCGAGGCCGCATCGGCGAGCGCGTCGTCGGGGACCGCGCACACGACGACGCTCGCGGAGAGCGCGGCGTCCTCCGGGCCGACGAGCGGCACGTGTCCAAGAGCGTCGAGCACGCGCTTCGCCGAGTCGGGGTGAGCAACCGTCGCCGCGACGACACGGTGTCCGGCGGCAAGGAGCGCGCGGCCGATCGAGCAACCGACCCGGCCGGCGCCGACGATGGCGACGTCTAAGGGCGCGCCGGGGAGCTCAGACGGATATGCCCCTCCCGAAGAGGGGCGCGAAGGTTCGTTCAACCTGTGGCCCTCCGTTCCGGTCCCAGATGGGTACCGTTCGTGCGGCCTTACCCGACGAGTTTATCAAGGTTACTTCCCCTGAACTCCGGCCGGCCTCCGCCTCGTCGAGCGAAGGTGACCCCTGAGCTGGTACCCAAATGCCAGCAGGGGCACGACGTTCTCTCGACGACAAGTCCGACCCGATCACTAAGCTGATCTCCGAGTCCGCAGTCGCCGCCACCGCGGCCACTGACAACTTCGACCCTCCTTCCAATCGAACCCTTGACGACCCATTCCACGAGGAACGTGTAGGTGACATTTTCGATCCGCCGCCCCCATTCGGCCGGCTTGAGATGAGTTTCCCAACGAACGCGCCATCACGTTGCTGTACGGCCCCTTCGGGCGGGAGCGGCGAGTAACTACACGCGTAAGCCGTCTGCGCGGAGACCAACACGGTAAAGCATCATCGCGACAAACAGCACCACTCTTGTCGCCCGTCGTTTGAGCAACTTGCTCACCATGCCAGAGTCCACCCGGCGAAAGGAAGAGTCAATGGGATCCGGAGACGCATGATGGAGGGCCCCTTTCGGGGCCCTCCACTGAGCTTCGGATCCTTGTGCGGCTACAGGCCGAGGATCCCGGCAACCACCGCGCAGTTCACCTCGGTGACTACCCCCTGGTCGCCTCCGACGGGAGACGGCAGCGCCTGATCGAGGTCGTGGATCGGCGCAGACAGCGGGCCGATCTCGTCCGCATCAGGAGCGAACGCCGAGTGATCGACGCCGTCGCCATCTGGATCACCGCAGGTCTTCGGCGGCTCGACATTGGTCTCGTCATTGTCCGTCGGATCATAGGAATCGGGGTTCGTGGCGTCTTCGTCTGTGTGACAGCCGGGATCGGCGTCATCGACGAATGTATCCCCATCGTTGTCGTCTCCGTCTGAGCACTGCCAGCCATCGACGATGACGTTGTCCGACTCATCGTTGTCGTTCGGATCGTAGGAGTCGGGGTTGGCGGCGTCGAGGTCAGAGTGGCAGCCGGGGTCCGCCTCGTCGATGAGCTCGTCCTCCTCGGGATCGTTGTTGACCTCGTCGGAGCACTCCTTCGTCCGATTGTGCGGGGCCTCGCTGTTGTCGTCCTCGTCGGTGCATTGGGGATCATCAGGGAAGTCGATCAATCCATCCCCGTCGTTATCGATCTCGTCCGAACACTCCGGGATGTGATTCCCGCGATCGCTCTCGTCGGGGTCGTCTGGGCTCGAGCACCCCGGATCGGCCGGGAAGTCGATCAACCCGTCGCGATCGTTGTCGAGCTCGTCCTGGCACTCGTTGTCGGTGCCCTCGTTGTTGTCGTCCTTGTTTGAGCATCCGGGATCGTCGAGGTCGATCATCCGGTCATTGTCGTTGTCGAGCCCGTCCTCACAGGGGGCGAGATGCTCGTTGTTGTCGTCGTCGTCGGAGCAGTTCTCGTCGTCGGGGAAGTCGGTGTCGCCGTCCTCATCGTTGTCGATCCCGTCCGAGCATTGCGGTTCGTTCGTTCCCGACTCGGTGTTGTCGTCTGCACTCGTGCAATCTCGATCGTCGGGGAAATCGACGGCCTTGTCGTCGTCGTTATCGATGCCGTCGGAACACTGGGGCATTTCCTGGGCCGGCGCGATGACGGCAACACCAACCACGAAGGTGGCGGTCAGCAGGACCAGAAGCACCATGAAGAACTTGCGCATGGTTCCCTCCCCTACGGCTCGTCGTAGACACTCCATACCAAAGCCGACAACTCGGTAAATCATGCATCCGACGTACTCGGGGCATGCCCGGCGCTCTTATGCCGGATTTGGCCAAAGCCGGAAGGGCTTACGGGTCGAGACGAAAGGATGGAGGGCCCCTTTCGGGACCCTCCATCGACTTCGTTGTTTGCCCGCTACAGACCGAGGATCCCGGCAACCACCGCGCAGTTCACCTCGGTGACTACCCCCTGGTCGCCTCCAACCGGAGACGGCAGCGCCTGGTCGAGGTCGTGGATCGGCGCAGACAGCGGGCCGATCTCGTTCGCATCCGGAGCGAACGCCGAGTGATCGACGCCGTCACCATCCGGATCACCGCACGTGACGGGCCCAGCTTCGGTGTCGTCGTTCGCGTCGTCGCAGTCCGGGTCGTCCGGGAAGTCGGTGAACCCGTCACCGTCATTGTCGACACCATCCGAACACTCCGGATCGCCGCCGCCCAACTCGGTGTCGTCATTCGCGTCGTCGCAGTCCGGATCGTTCGGGAAATCGGTCTGCCCGTCGCCGTCGTTGTCGATACCATCCGAACACTCCGGCTCGACGACACCAGCTTCGGAGTCGTCATCGGCGTCATCGCAGTCCGGATCGTTCGGGAAATCGGTCTGCCCGTCGCCGTCGTTGTCGATCCCGTCCGAGCACTCCGGGTTGCGGTTGTGCGGAGCCTCGCTGTTATCGTCGTCGTCCGTGCAATCCGGGTCGTTGGGGAAGTCGGTCAGACCGTCGCCGTCGTTGTCGATCCCGTCGTCGCACTGCGGCTCACGCTCGTCGTCATCGTCGTCGTCTTCGCAGCCCGGGTCCTCCGGGAAGTCACGGCGGTCGTCGCCGTCGTTGTCCTCACCGTCACGGCACGCCGGCGCCTCGGAGTTGTCGTCGTCGTCCTTGCAGTTCTCGTCGGCGGGGAAGTCGGTGTCCCCATCGCCGTCGTTGTCGATCCCGTCGTCGCACTGCGGCTCACGCTCGTCGTCATCGTCGTCGTCTTCGCAGCCCGGGTCCTCCGGGAAGTCACGGCGGTCGTCGCCGTCGTTGTCCTCACCGTCACGGCACGCCGGCGCCTCGGAGTTGTCGTCGTCGTCCTTACAGTTCTCGTCGTCGGGGAAGTCGGTGTCCCCATCGCCGTCGTTGTCGATCCCGTCGTCGCACTGGGCTTCGCGCTCGGAATCGTCGTCGTCGTTATCGCAGTCCGGATCATCGGGATGATCGGTCCGGCCGTCGCCGTCGTTGTCGATCCCGTCGGAACACTCGCGCGGGACATCCTGCGCGGGCGCCGACGCGACAGTCCCAATGACGAATGTGAAGGTCACCAGGACGAGAAGCAGCAGAAGCAGCTTCTTGCGCATGTCTTTCCCCCCCCTCGATCTGGACCACGGCCAAAATCCTTCTACCCCACGGTGCAAAGCGGGTAATCCTCCATTAGCAGTATAAACTCCTGCACATCTGGCTGAAAAGGGTGCTTTCGAGCGATTCGAGGGCGTGCCGTATCAGGCCAGGGAGCCTGCGGGCCGCACCGTATGGGTCACCAGCAGGCGTTCCTCCAGCTCGTGGACCTTCCCGAGGCCCGGCACGGTGATGTACGGAGCGATCTCGGACCAGGGAACGAGAACGAATGCACGTTCAGCCAATCGGGGGTGCGGGATCTCGAGATCGGGGTCGCTGACGACGATGTCGCCCATCGCGAGCAGATCGAGATCGATCGCTCTGGGACCCCACCGCTCCTCCGTAGACCGTTCGCGACCGAGCGCGTGCTCGATGGTCATACACGCCTCGAAGAGCGCGCGATGGCCGAGCAAAGTGTTGATCTCGACGACGGCGTTGAGGTAGTCATCCTGGGCCGGCGGGCCGCCCACCGGCTCCGTCTCGTAGATGCCTGAGAGCTGAACGACGTCGATACCCGGCGTCGCCGCGAGCGCTTTGACGGCGGTGCGCAGATGATCTGCGCGATCCCCGAGGTTCGAGCCGAGTCCGATGAACGCGCGCATCGTCTTATCGTCGCAGATCCGGGGGCCCGAGGTCGTCCCGGGACCTGCTGACCTCAACGGCAACCTCATCGACCTCCTCGGGGAGCGGAGCTTGCGGCTTCGCGACGCGAACCCAAACGTCGAGCACCCGAGTGTTCCCGAGGATGGAACGGGCGATGCGATCGGCGAGCGTCTCAAGGAGCGCGTAGGACTCACCTGTCACGATCTTGGAGATTAAGCGCACGGCCTCTTCGTAGTCGAGCGTCGACGCGAGATCGTCGAGCATCGCCGCGGGTCGTGAATCGAGCCGTGCGGCGAGGCTGACGATGATCGGCTGCTCGGCCTGCCGCTCTTCGTCGGTAACGCCGTGACGGCCCCGCAGCTTCAATCCTCGGATCTCGACGAGGTCGGTGCCCTGCTCGTCCATCGCTCTCCTCACCCCCCTAGACCGGGGCCTCCCTCGCGGCCAGGACCGCTTCCACCATTCTCACCACACGGGCCATCTCGCGCACGTCGTGGACCCGAACGAGGCTCGCCCCGCCCATCACCGCCAGCGCGACCGTCGCCGCCGTACCCTCGAGCCGCTCCCCCACCGGGAGATCCCCGAGCGTCGCCCCGATGAACGACTTGCGGGACGTTCCGGCGAGAACCGGGAAACCGAGACAGCGAAGCTCGCGCAGGCGCTGCAGCAAGACCAGGTTGTGCTCGCGCGTCTTCCCGAAGCCGAAGCCGGGGTCCACGACGATGCGCTCCCGTCCGACACCGGCGTCGATCGCCGCCGCGGCCCGTTCCTCCAGGAACGCCGCGATCTCGCCTACCACGTCGGCGTACCGCGGATCCTTCTGCATCGTGCGAGGCTCGCCGAGCATGTGCATCAGAACGATCGGAGCCTCGCGCTCGGCGACGAGCGGCAGCAGCGCAGCGTCGAATCGCCCGGCTGCTACGTCGTTCACCATCTGCGCGCCGGCATCGAGCGCCGCCTGCGCGACGACGGCCTTGGACGTGTCGACACTCACGGGGAGGCCGGTCTTGGCCGCGAGCGCGTCGACGACCGGGACGACGCGGCCGGATTCATCGTCGGCGGAGACGGGATCGGCGCCGGGCCGCGTGGACTCGCCGCCGACGTCGAGGATGTCGGCGCCCTCGTCGGCGAGCCGGAGCCCATGATCGATCGCGTCCCCGGCTTCGTAGAAGCGGCCGCCGTCGGAGAACGAATCCGGGGTCACGTTCACGATCCCCATGAGGTGCACGCGCTGGCTCAGCGGCAGGACGCGTCCATCGGGCAACGCGAGGTCGTGTGCCGGCTCGCTCCAGCGGGCGAGCGCGTGTGATACCGCGCCGCTGAAGGCAACCAGCGCGGGCTCTTGTCGCAGGCGGTCCAGGATCGCGGCTTGCACGCGCGGGTCGGCGCTCCAGACAAGCCGTCCGTCTTTAAGAACCACGCTCCCGCCGGCGCCGGTGATGACCGCGCTCGCGCGGGCGGCCTCTTGCTCGGCAAGACCGTCGACGATCAGGACGCGGCTGGGATGAGAGCCGGCGAGGACGCCGACGTCGTGTCCTCCGAGTCCGGGCAACGCCCCCGCGATGTCCCGGACCGTCGAGGCGGCCAGGACACGGGCGTCCAGCTTCACAAGTCCGAGCCTAACACCGACCCCTCAGGCAGGACTGAGCA
Coding sequences within it:
- the panD gene encoding aspartate 1-decarboxylase; its protein translation is MDRTMLKSKIHRATVTDANIEYVGSITLDTDLMKAADILPYEKVHVVDVDNGARLETYAIEGPAGSGVVEMNGAAARLINAGDKIIVMSYAQLSDAEARNLHPTVVMVDERNRPTSISDEILAGEVFLAAE
- the panC gene encoding pantoate--beta-alanine ligase, coding for MTRPKVVERIAELRSLLDEARARNRRIGFVPTMGFLHEGHASLMRRAREENDIVLVSIFVNPLQFGPSEDFDAYPRDLEKDLDLCEAADVDLVFHPPVEEMYREPTTLTVTVGAIGDILEGKTRPGHFDGVATVVTKLFNIAGACRAYFGEKDAQQLVVIRRLARQLDFPVEVIGCPTVREADGLAMSSRNTYLNGEDRVAAAVLKRALDEGVRLIGAGHGSADAISQAMARVIGEEPLAKLDYTACVDPDTLAEPAEVGGPVLLAVAAWVGNARLIDNVTVSPAPDAGARTGTPKAGASIRKG
- a CDS encoding Rossmann-like and DUF2520 domain-containing protein, whose protein sequence is MNEPSRPSSGGAYPSELPGAPLDVAIVGAGRVGCSIGRALLAAGHRVVAATVAHPDSAKRVLDALGHVPLVGPEDAALSASVVVCAVPDDALADAASRVAAGMQPGGVVVHTSGISGADVLTACGPNVAAIHPAQTIPEPTTDLAGVFFGVTAPEHMKSWAAWFVGELGGTPVDIPEGSRVLYHAALAMASNFTVAIAGDAADLLGDRAMLAPLIAQSVENVARLGADQALTGPIVRGDAGTVRKHLAALTVGAPKLIESYVANARRTLDRAVSSGRLDAATARAVAEALEEALVR
- the folK gene encoding 2-amino-4-hydroxy-6-hydroxymethyldihydropteridine diphosphokinase, producing the protein MRAFIGLGSNLGDRADHLRTAVKALAATPGIDVVQLSGIYETEPVGGPPAQDDYLNAVVEINTLLGHRALFEACMTIEHALGRERSTEERWGPRAIDLDLLAMGDIVVSDPDLEIPHPRLAERAFVLVPWSEIAPYITVPGLGKVHELEERLLVTHTVRPAGSLA
- the folB gene encoding dihydroneopterin aldolase, producing the protein MDEQGTDLVEIRGLKLRGRHGVTDEERQAEQPIIVSLAARLDSRPAAMLDDLASTLDYEEAVRLISKIVTGESYALLETLADRIARSILGNTRVLDVWVRVAKPQAPLPEEVDEVAVEVSRSRDDLGPPDLRR
- the folP gene encoding dihydropteroate synthase translates to MKLDARVLAASTVRDIAGALPGLGGHDVGVLAGSHPSRVLIVDGLAEQEAARASAVITGAGGSVVLKDGRLVWSADPRVQAAILDRLRQEPALVAFSGAVSHALARWSEPAHDLALPDGRVLPLSQRVHLMGIVNVTPDSFSDGGRFYEAGDAIDHGLRLADEGADILDVGGESTRPGADPVSADDESGRVVPVVDALAAKTGLPVSVDTSKAVVAQAALDAGAQMVNDVAAGRFDAALLPLVAEREAPIVLMHMLGEPRTMQKDPRYADVVGEIAAFLEERAAAAIDAGVGRERIVVDPGFGFGKTREHNLVLLQRLRELRCLGFPVLAGTSRKSFIGATLGDLPVGERLEGTAATVALAVMGGASLVRVHDVREMARVVRMVEAVLAAREAPV